In Lolium rigidum isolate FL_2022 chromosome 7, APGP_CSIRO_Lrig_0.1, whole genome shotgun sequence, the DNA window AATCATCTAACCACTGAATTGACTATGGAAGGAGCAGCAGTAGTATGAAGACATAAGTGACTTTGTTCATTTAAGTTGAGATAGACGAATAACTacctttttctatattttttttcaTAGCAAGAGTCTTGCACGAGGAGAGTGTAAACTTGAACACTTAATTGACTACGGAAGGAGCGAGTGGGGCAACATTCCAAATGGAACCGACCAAAGCCCCATGAATTGATCTGTTCTCGGTAGAGTTTTAGCAGAATTTTGGGGAAGTTATTAAGGATGATATTAGGATACCATCGCGAATTTTAGAAGCAAGGCCATTTCTTACTTGTTTGATTTTTTGAGTAATAACCCTCCTACGGAAGGGACCTGAGGCGACAATGATCCAACATTATAGGCCCGTCTGAATGCTAAATGTGACGGCTTGTGGAACGAGTGCATGAGGTGCTCGTTGAGAGTCTACTGGACCGGACATGTGATCCCATTTTTCCATAGGATGACTCGGTGATGCCTCCCAATACCAAGTTGATGGGGCGTAGTTTGTGTTTTAAGGGCATAATGCGTTGATGACATGTTATTCACCCATTGTTTGTAGGTGTTCCGTGGTGGCTTCGAGATTTTGATATATGGTAGGTATTTGTTAAATAAAATTTAAAGAAAAATCGAATGCATCTCTTTCATGCAAAGGCTAGGGGGAGTGGGGGTCTTAACCCAAAAAGGGAATTAGTATGTTAAGTTATGCTTGCGCTCAAGGTAAAACGGTAAAACCTACCTTCTTAGCCTACTCCCTATGCATGATAAGTTTGTATTAGTGATGCCTTCCCACATATCACATGATGGTTGTTTATCCATCTTACTATACTCACTATGTTTTCATGTACCCTAGATTATAGGTTGTCAAAGTCAATTCttgtaaagtttgactaaatatACCGTGAAAAAGGTCTACATTTATGATACATCAAACCAACAATATTAAAATCTtcataaattttatttttatactaTATGCATTTGGTATTATAAATGAACATATTTTACCTATATACTTGGCAAAAttttgtaaagtttgactttaactAAAACCAAAACACAGGGTAATTATAAACAGAGGGAACATAGATGATATAATCCCTTTTATGGACCATGATTTCGAGTAGGTTGCGAAATGAAAACTTGTTTTGAGTGTGTTCTAATAGTATTATGGTTtaaagattaattttcataaaaacGAGTTATAATGTTTTGGGACGATAAAAAGTAAAGTCCCTCCAGGTGGTTTTGGTGCTAATGACAACAAGATTAGAGCAACAACCATGTGCTTGAGTGTTCTTTGTTGGAGATGTACAACACATTCATCTCTTCCCCCCCCCCTCAAAATGAAATGAATTAAACAGTAGATCACTCCACATGTTTTTGGAATGAGACAAAAGACTTATCTCTTCATCGATATAGAAAAAGTAAGGTGTACAAACTGGCTAAAAAACGATGCAATAACAAGCCGCACACGAGTCAACGACCACAACACCCAAGCAATCAAAGCCCGGAGATGTACTATTTAACatcatatatatatttatatatatattcaaGTATAGTGCAATTACAGGGCGTCGTTTGTAAACGGTTGGGAACTCTTTCCCTTCAAACTAATGAGAAATTTCTGTGCTCAAACACACTACCAAATATCGATTTGAAGAGCTGCGGCCATAAGTGgagtttttttttgggggggggggggggccttttatGGTACCCCCAATTGGATATAGACCATTCATTTTCGTAGATATAACGGTTTGTGTTGACTCATACTACTCCCTAAAACTATAGTGGTATGATTCATACCACAGGGGTCATAATTAATCGGAAAGTTGCAACAATAAATCCGTAAAAAATGGAAGGCTGTGAAATGACGGCAGCAAATCTTGTTAAAAAGGGAGATCGTCTAGATCTTTCCTTCTTCAAATTTTTTTCTTCAGTTTTATCTGCTCAATTATCCAGATTGAGAGAGTAATATGAATTTACACTACCTTGATTGAGAACTGACAAGACGCCTGGCTAGTTTCCTTGCAATGTGTTTTGCCATCTGGATCCTCCATCATGCACGTAAAAACTCCAGCGAGATAGAGCTCTTCTTATGGCCATTGTTTCGTAGCGCAAAAACATTACATGGAGCAAGATCTATACCAAGACAGGCTCACAAAGACACAAACAATGGTGAAGGACATGTACTCGTATTTTGAGATCTAGCTAACGGGATTTTAGGGAAAAAATAATAGGAGAATTAGTGTGCTTAATGTTACCATAATTGATTTGTTATAAAATTTCTTTAATACCCCTTTAAATCAATGGCTAGATTATAAATCATACCACTCACCTCCCATGGGTAGTAAAAGGTACCATAAAAACTcccttttttttgctttgttgtgtTTATTGTGTTGGATTATATCCGTGGATCGTGTGTGCATCCTAACTATGCAGAGACCGGATGTATTGCTTAAAGCTTTTGTGTAATAAAACCccctttattgaaaaaaaaaatgtggTGGCATATTGGTTGAGCGTCCCCTCCGTTCCTTACCACCGGTAGCCTATGAAAACAGACATGCACGCACAGACATCATGTCAAAGGTTGGGGCAGGAGCTGTTGGTAGGTGTTGACTTGCGATAACAAGAACTGTGTAGTCTTAACTGGCAATCTAGAGTTCTACACTTCAGTTTTTAAGTAGTTCTGAATTTCTACAGGTAAGGCACTGTTCCCCTGCAGACGTTTGTACTTTTTGTGCTTTGCATTTCTTTGGGGACTTTGCATCACCATTCATGGTGTCTACCCACGGCTGCTAATCTTTTTGTAGAATCATGTCTAGTCAGGGTTACATAATTTCCTGGAAACATGAGGATTATCACCATTCATGGTGTCTCCTGCAGCAGTACATTCCAGGCAGGGAGTTCATCTTCTTTCCAACGATCGAGTGGTCTGATCTTCTCAAGTAATTTTCTTATGAACCGACCATTCTACCATCAGCCATGAGGAAATTACCTGAGAAGACAATCTTTGCAAGAAAAGTTTCAGATGGGAATCTCGGGGGAGGCAACTGGGCGTGATGCCGTTTGCTTGCATCATGCCATGTCTACTAAAAACACCTCAACTCTAATCATGCCAAGTTACTACCATCCAAATCCACCATCAATTTTAAACTGCTGGAATGTCAGATCCGCCAGCCTATGTTTAACCCGGAATTATTCCGCCCGTCCCTGAGCCCTGCGTGATTACCCAACGAAAACAGTTGTGACAGTTCCCCAGTGTACCTGAAACCATTATACTAGCCCACGAACAGCTCAGTCCGTCAGCAATTTGCCGCGCAACCCATCCATCTCGCATCGTGTGCTCTCACCCCCAACGGAATCCCACAACAGTATGCCCATGTTGCCGAGCTGCGTCACCGGTGATTTTAATACGTTGAAGTCGATGCAGGGCTTTGGTTGCCCGATCGTGCTGACACGTGTCGCGATCTGGGCTGTTGGAAAAACACCGAGTTCGTCGAAAAATATGCTTTTGCTTTCCCTCGAGATGATATATCCGATGGAATTCGTGTGCATGGTTGGAAATGTCGACAAAGATTTTTCTTCGGTGCTAGCCGTCACATTTATAGTAGACTGCGATGATGACTTGGTGATAAAGAGATATATTCAGAGAATTTAGATTGAGCAAAACCGTATACTAATTTCCGGAATCTTTGCGAATCCCATGTACTACGTAGGTACACATATCTACACCAGCATGAAAACCTTTGTGGTAATTCACACGGGAAACGAAAGAATTACATAGCAGGAGGATCAGATCAAGTAGAAACAAACGAATCAAACTCTTCTCTTTTCAATCGATCATGCATGCGCGTATCCAGTAGTAGTAGCAGTACTTGATGAAGCATTCCTGCCGCGGTTGGACGACGAGTAGCTGCTGAGCTTCCTGCTGATGGTGTGGATGGCTGGGTTGGACCGGAGGTACCCGAAGAGGCTGTTGCGGTGGAACGGCAGCGGcgtcgtcgtccgccgccgcATCTCCTCGGCGGCCGCTCGGCTCACCGTGTACGGCGCCATGTCGCTGGCCGACGCCGCCGAGCCCCTCCCCTTGATCCGCATGGACGCGTTGCCGCCCTCGCCGCCGGAACCGGAGCCTCCCTTGAGCATGCTGTACTTGAGGAGCGGGTCCTTGCCGCCGCTGGCGCGGCCCTCCGACGCACTCCGGAACAGGAACAGGTCCTTGAGCCGCCACTTGCGGCTGCCGCTGCTGCCGCAGCCGCGCATCAGGGAGGCGGCTCCTCGCGGAGACGGGGGCGACGAGGGGAACTCGTCGTCGATGGACATGGAGTCCCCCCTGTACGGCGAGAGGGACCGCGTGGCTCGCCTGCTCCGAGACGAGACgctcgaggtggaggtggcgAGCGCCGGCCGGCCGGACCTGCCCCTCGTCTGATTCTGATCAGCCGCCGACTCCGATTCCCCTGCTTCACCGCGCACCGCCATCATCGTTCTTGATCTTCGCGGAGACCGGGGGGAGAGGGAGACGGAGGGGTAGTCCAACCCGTCGAAGTCTCGCGGGTTGACGCTCGAGTGCGGCCCGTTGAGCGGCCGGATCCTACCGCCCTCGAAgagctcgtcggcggcggcgaggatcgGCCTGGACTCATGCAGCTGCCCGCTGAACCCGAACGCGAAGTCGAACGTCGCGGCGTCGTGGTCGTCCACCGTGTAGCTGCTCGCCCTGGACGGGCTCGTCGGAGCGCTGGAGAAGAAGTAGTGATAGCCGCCGgggaggaggtcgccgccgctcatggccgcggccgttcttgggctgCACGGCGCGCTTGGCGCCATCACAGGCACCACCACCTCCATGTCTCCCCTATCACTTGCTCTCTCTACCTCCACCTCTTCTGCTAGTACTTGTTTAAAAGTGCCTCGGGATTTTGTTTATGTAGCTAGCGAGGTTCAGgctcgagatggaggaaggtaggAGGAAGCTCGATGGATCGACGGTAGGAGAGATTGTTGAAGAGAAGGAAGGGAAGACGTTAAAGCCGTCTGCGAGACATCGACCATGTGGTCTTATACGCAACTTGCATAGTTGTTTTATTTTGATTGACATTAACAGTTCGTTAGGGAATTAGTATTATGGCTTTGGGGTTTGAAAATAACACGATCCTTTTGTTGCCATGCATGCGCAGTCGCGCTACCAGGGGGAAAGAGACCGTGGGAGGCTCGGAGCTAGCTGGTTAGTGAATGCCTATACAGCGACAGGAACGATATTTTGGCGATTAcacaaacaagtaaaaaaaaggtAAATTTTGCTCTGTGACGTTCTAAGTAACTACATATATGCAGTAAAAATACAAGGATGAACCTAGATCACATGGCTTTCTATAAAATGTGCAGTAAAACTTTTTTCTAATCTTTGCCCACTAATTACTCTGAAAACGAATTTTACACATTATGCCCTAATTAAGTGTCCTATATAAAAGCTGACCATTTTGTGCTCCATCTTGCGATGACTTTTccattttgtgcccatttgaaacGTGTGCCCAATCTGATTGGTGGGGCATGTTAGTCATGTTGATGTGGCTGTGATTTTTGGAGATAATTGCACACAACCATCAAATTTGTATCATGTGTTGAGGATAGGTCTAAAACCTAATTATGTTGACTAAGAGATATTTTGGATGTGTGGCCCGTGAGTCGATTAGTATGTGGCATAAAGCTGTCCACCATGTCAAGCGGCTCACTTTGGTCACATCAATATATTTGGCCAAAATTTGGTCAATTTTAGCAAAAATTCAAACATTCTATTAATATATATATTCTATAACAAATGGGAACTGATTAATCTTAGAAAATTGAGAAATTTTAGAACATCTGGTTAATAGGTGTTTATACTTTGTTAAATTTGGTTAAAATTTTGATATTCAAAAAATATTGTGAGAAAGTTCTAGTAAATGAAACAAAGGAAGTCAATAGTATTATACTTTACATACATTTTACAAGTAATTCAAAAAACAAATCCTAATTTTATAGTTTGGCAAAAATggctgaatttttttttaaaaaaatgaattagtgctaggaggaactagacactaaatgatatagtagaagcgggacctctgcgtgagaattccagaaattcattcctgacaggattcgaactctggtcgttagggtgcgccactgcgaccccaaccactgggctatgcccacgtcctcaAAAAAGGGCTGAATTTGTGACCTTGTTTTAAAAAATGAGACACTAGCAATGAAAATAATGCGCATCAGATATTATATGAAATCATGAGACATTTTTTACCTGCCATTTACAAGTTTGGTCATTTCTTAGATTAGGAAAAAATTTGGTGAAAATTTCaaactttttaaaaataaaaccGGAAAAATGCAATCACGCTGGACTAGAATGACACACTAGACATGCATCTTTGCCACATAATCACGTTACCAGTATCCCTCATTGTTATATATGGTAATCTATGATTTGGACCTATCTGCAACATATTACATGAAAGTTTAGTTGTTTGTGCAAAATGAACTTTTACGGTGAGTTGTTTGTGCCACAATCTCAACAATAGTTGTTTGTTTGTGCACTCGACTGTTGATCTCTCCAACTATTGCTAGTTACAAACCACCACACCTTCTAAAAGAATCCATGCATTTTAAGATGTAGGTGCACCACAAGCTAAATGTTGCTAGCATTGTTTCAATTACCGGCTAAATAAATCGGTTGCTAGCTAGTTCTTTCAAGCGAGCCAGGCTGCCCTTACCCCTTCCTAGGAGAAATAAATGTTTGGCATcgcatcttcttctttttttgagaAGGATCAGGTTGTTCTTTATTAATCACCGGCCT includes these proteins:
- the LOC124676432 gene encoding uncharacterized protein LOC124676432, with product MEVVVPVMAPSAPCSPRTAAAMSGGDLLPGGYHYFFSSAPTSPSRASSYTVDDHDAATFDFAFGFSGQLHESRPILAAADELFEGGRIRPLNGPHSSVNPRDFDGLDYPSVSLSPRSPRRSRTMMAVRGEAGESESAADQNQTRGRSGRPALATSTSSVSSRSRRATRSLSPYRGDSMSIDDEFPSSPPSPRGAASLMRGCGSSGSRKWRLKDLFLFRSASEGRASGGKDPLLKYSMLKGGSGSGGEGGNASMRIKGRGSAASASDMAPYTVSRAAAEEMRRRTTTPLPFHRNSLFGYLRSNPAIHTISRKLSSYSSSNRGRNASSSTATTTGYAHA